The following are from one region of the Planctomonas sp. JC2975 genome:
- a CDS encoding phosphotransferase translates to MTDAAVGPVSMHDGQLHVDVPMVSGLIARQFPQWAREPVCFAPGSGTVNAIFRLGDALAVRLPLVVDDPDAALGTLRREADAAREFAASTRVPAPTVVAVGEPDADYPGPWSVATWIDGDVATEASVSDSAACARDIAELILDLRSAPTGGRTFAGVGRGGDLTGQDGWMQTCFAESTGLVDVPALRAAWAALRALPRRSADAMSHTDLIPGNLLIRDGRLAGVLDVGGFQAADPALDLVVAWHLFDEPAREALRHGVRGQGVERRGVRGRARDGIRQSDDDERIEWARGAAWAFAQAMGLVWYYRESNPVMSALGRSTLERILSSDVLDTL, encoded by the coding sequence ATGACGGATGCCGCGGTCGGCCCCGTCTCCATGCACGACGGGCAGCTGCACGTTGACGTCCCGATGGTCAGCGGCCTGATCGCCCGGCAGTTCCCGCAGTGGGCGCGTGAGCCAGTGTGCTTCGCTCCCGGATCCGGCACCGTCAACGCCATCTTCCGGCTCGGTGACGCTCTGGCCGTGCGCCTCCCGCTGGTCGTCGACGACCCAGATGCTGCGCTCGGCACCCTGCGACGCGAGGCGGATGCGGCGCGCGAGTTCGCGGCATCCACCCGGGTCCCGGCCCCGACCGTCGTCGCCGTCGGCGAACCGGATGCCGACTACCCAGGGCCATGGAGCGTCGCCACGTGGATCGACGGTGACGTCGCGACCGAGGCGAGCGTCTCGGACTCCGCTGCCTGTGCGCGCGACATCGCCGAGCTGATCCTCGATCTCCGATCGGCGCCCACCGGCGGCCGCACGTTCGCGGGAGTCGGCCGGGGCGGCGATCTCACCGGTCAGGACGGATGGATGCAGACCTGCTTCGCCGAAAGCACCGGCCTGGTCGATGTTCCGGCCCTCCGCGCAGCCTGGGCCGCGCTTCGTGCTCTGCCGAGACGCTCGGCCGATGCCATGTCGCACACCGATCTCATCCCGGGAAATCTGCTGATCCGCGACGGGCGCCTGGCCGGCGTGCTCGACGTCGGCGGCTTCCAGGCAGCGGACCCGGCCCTGGATCTCGTCGTGGCCTGGCACCTGTTCGACGAACCGGCGCGCGAGGCGCTGCGGCACGGTGTTCGAGGGCAGGGTGTCGAGCGACGCGGGGTGCGAGGTCGGGCGAGGGACGGCATCCGTCAGTCCGACGACGACGAACGGATCGAGTGGGCGCGCGGCGCGGCGTGGGCGTTCGCCCAGGCGATGGGCCTGGTGTGGTACTACCGGGAGAGCAACCCGGTGATGAGCGCGCTCGGCCGCAGCACGCTCGAGCGAATTCTGTCATCCGACGTGCTCGACACGCTCTGA
- a CDS encoding alpha/beta hydrolase — protein MNTSPRAALRFTSLHVDTPNVDSPHIATETIADGVVERSFSIGDVPGALWSPVDAPPGGPLLLMGHGGGLHMRHPALVARARASVLRDGFTVAAIDAPGHGGRPRSAEDQRWVDDMIRARDAGEPIAGIVSEFNGSLAERAVPEWQATIDALQALPEIGKDAPIGYQGLTLATEIGIRLIAADPRITAAILGGVFPSDALLAAARRVTIPVEILLPWDDPELGRETGLALFDAIASEDKTLHAFPGSHFRVPEERTDTRFFARHLHSPGRTA, from the coding sequence ATGAACACTTCACCACGAGCCGCTCTGCGGTTCACTTCCCTTCACGTCGACACCCCGAACGTCGACTCCCCGCACATCGCAACCGAGACGATCGCCGACGGCGTCGTCGAACGTTCCTTCTCCATCGGAGACGTCCCGGGCGCACTCTGGTCGCCCGTAGACGCACCGCCCGGCGGGCCCCTGCTGCTCATGGGTCACGGCGGCGGGCTGCACATGCGACATCCCGCACTCGTCGCCCGCGCAAGGGCCAGTGTTCTGCGCGACGGCTTCACCGTGGCGGCGATCGACGCTCCAGGCCACGGCGGCCGTCCGCGGTCGGCGGAGGACCAGCGCTGGGTCGACGACATGATTCGCGCACGCGATGCCGGCGAGCCGATCGCGGGCATCGTGTCCGAGTTCAACGGTTCACTGGCCGAGCGCGCGGTGCCGGAGTGGCAGGCGACGATCGATGCACTGCAAGCGCTGCCCGAGATCGGGAAGGATGCTCCCATCGGCTACCAGGGACTGACCCTGGCGACCGAGATCGGAATCCGGCTCATCGCGGCTGATCCGCGGATCACCGCCGCGATCCTGGGCGGCGTCTTCCCCTCGGATGCGCTGCTCGCAGCAGCACGCCGGGTGACGATCCCCGTCGAGATCCTGCTGCCGTGGGACGATCCCGAACTCGGACGCGAGACGGGGCTGGCGCTCTTCGACGCGATCGCCTCCGAGGACAAGACGCTGCACGCCTTCCCAGGCAGCCATTTCAGGGTTCCGGAGGAGCGCACCGACACCCGCTTCTTCGCCCGTCATCTCCACAGCCCTGGCCGCACGGCCTGA
- a CDS encoding DUF2255 family protein, protein MSATWNPDELQTIADEDEVVLASRRPDESLGIVTTIWIVRVGDDAYVRSAFGSGNLWYTRAKKAGAGHVTIGGISRDVTIEDASADSDHPADDEAIDNAYHAKYDANYPQKYIEPVVDAASHATTLRLIPA, encoded by the coding sequence ATGAGCGCGACGTGGAATCCGGACGAGCTGCAGACGATCGCCGACGAGGACGAGGTGGTTCTGGCGTCCCGCCGTCCTGACGAATCGCTCGGCATCGTCACGACCATCTGGATCGTGCGCGTCGGCGACGATGCGTACGTGCGGTCAGCGTTCGGATCCGGCAACCTCTGGTACACGCGGGCGAAGAAGGCCGGAGCAGGACACGTCACGATCGGCGGCATCTCGCGTGACGTGACCATCGAAGACGCCTCGGCCGATTCGGATCATCCCGCGGACGACGAGGCGATCGACAACGCGTATCACGCCAAGTACGACGCCAACTACCCGCAGAAGTACATCGAGCCCGTCGTGGACGCCGCCTCGCACGCCACGACGCTGCGGCTGATCCCGGCGTGA
- a CDS encoding pyridoxamine 5'-phosphate oxidase family protein, producing the protein MELNDKQRTFLESHHAAAMITIARDGIPKAVRVGVALVDGRLWSSGTQERVRTRRLRRDPRCTLFVFDQAYSFLTIEGTVTLLEGAYAPRDNLRLFRAMQHRPAGPLNWYGEELDEDAFLTRMADEHRLIYEFAPTNAYGPA; encoded by the coding sequence ATGGAGTTGAACGACAAGCAGCGCACCTTCCTGGAGAGCCACCACGCAGCGGCGATGATCACCATCGCCAGGGACGGCATCCCGAAGGCCGTGCGCGTGGGTGTCGCACTGGTCGACGGCCGGCTGTGGAGCAGCGGCACCCAGGAACGCGTGCGCACCCGGCGACTTCGACGCGACCCGCGGTGCACGCTCTTCGTTTTCGATCAGGCGTACTCGTTCCTCACCATCGAGGGCACGGTCACCCTGCTCGAGGGAGCGTATGCTCCGCGCGACAACCTGCGCCTGTTCCGCGCCATGCAGCACCGGCCGGCTGGCCCGCTGAATTGGTACGGGGAGGAGCTCGACGAGGATGCCTTCCTCACGCGCATGGCAGACGAGCACCGGCTCATCTACGAGTTCGCACCGACGAACGCGTACGGCCCGGCCTGA
- a CDS encoding PHB depolymerase family esterase yields the protein MTTGADAALLVEERVELPVGEHVRRMLVVRSAGIRPGAPIVVALHGSNQTGDGLRRFAGGEFDRFAARDGAVLLYLDGYQKHWNDARTSIDFAARLEGYDDVAFVLAAIGWAADRLGADAERAFAVGFSNGGALVIRLAHEVPGRFAGAATIGATVPAPENFLLADARPGPLRMLYINGTSDPLVPYEGGVASLWGLKPRGLGLSAVQSAEHSAVQNGIVADPVVRDLPAADRDKTTVTVTDWALDGHQPVRLMTVHGGGHTVPGHARAPILMGRTSHQFSAADEIAEFLEIAGTRSSH from the coding sequence ATGACGACTGGAGCGGATGCCGCGCTGCTTGTCGAAGAGCGCGTAGAGCTGCCGGTGGGCGAGCACGTGCGACGGATGCTCGTCGTGCGTTCCGCGGGCATCCGTCCCGGCGCACCCATCGTGGTCGCGCTGCACGGATCGAACCAGACCGGAGACGGCTTGCGCCGCTTCGCCGGCGGCGAGTTCGACCGCTTCGCGGCGCGTGACGGCGCCGTGCTCCTGTACCTCGACGGATACCAGAAGCATTGGAACGACGCCCGCACCTCGATCGACTTCGCCGCTCGGCTGGAGGGGTACGACGACGTCGCGTTCGTGCTGGCGGCCATCGGCTGGGCAGCGGACCGCCTCGGCGCGGATGCCGAGCGGGCCTTCGCCGTGGGATTCTCCAACGGCGGTGCACTGGTGATCCGTCTTGCTCACGAGGTTCCGGGGCGCTTCGCCGGTGCCGCGACGATCGGTGCCACGGTGCCAGCGCCGGAGAACTTCCTGCTCGCCGACGCGCGCCCTGGTCCGTTGCGGATGCTCTACATCAACGGCACGTCCGATCCGCTCGTGCCGTACGAAGGCGGGGTCGCGAGCCTCTGGGGGCTCAAGCCGCGCGGGCTGGGATTGTCCGCCGTGCAGAGCGCCGAGCACTCGGCCGTGCAGAACGGCATCGTCGCGGATCCGGTCGTGCGCGACCTGCCGGCTGCGGATCGCGACAAGACCACCGTCACGGTCACGGACTGGGCGCTGGACGGACACCAGCCGGTGCGCCTGATGACGGTGCACGGCGGCGGCCACACCGTGCCGGGCCATGCCAGGGCGCCGATCCTGATGGGACGCACATCGCACCAGTTCAGCGCCGCGGACGAGATCGCGGAGTTCCTCGAGATCGCCGGCACGCGGTCGAGCCACTGA
- a CDS encoding endo-1,4-beta-xylanase, producing the protein MRMIKRRRGVAGTVAVGGAALAVLAASIVGSGVAAPAHAADTTTVLSTNFDDGSYAPWTQNGNATLAVVDSPDGTGKSLKVSGRTHAYDGIQLTTLPTLVTPGVAYTYTFEARLADASQPAGGVHFTVDDGTYSWISGDGALTADSWTTITGSYTLPTSLGTASGKVYLDTGGSTYPDVLIDDITITGQTTSGGSGSTCTYPSGDTVVGSNFDSRDQGGWIARADGKGSATVGIVAGGANGSAGALEASARQDQGQGVAHDVTCLLKPGQTYEFTGEVKFGAGQPTDNVWLSLANTVGTSTTYSTLGQFTDMSDTGWVSVDQKFTMPAQSDSALLYLETTYSSSDPIGNTSDLYFDDLSVTVPSALSVQDITPIKDTLPFPVGAAVSDPEITGVPGQLLVKHFDQVTPENSMKPESWYDANGNFVTTNADADALMTFAQQNKLRVYGHNLVWYQQTPAWFFDVSPTDSTPLTSSSADQAILRARLDTHIKDVAQYLSAKFGAFGSSTNPLVSFDVVNEAVSDNADDQDDLRQSRWYQVLGSEYIADAFNDANKYFNQPAAQGGFAADSAAHPIALFYNDYNTEQAGKRARVMELVKNLIAAGVAVDGIGHQFHVTLSTPLSSLKDAIDAFNGIQTADGHALYQAVTELDVPTGTPVTTANEIDQGYYDKGIFDMLRSEATSGASIFSATVWGLTDGQSWRASSGAPLLFDDDLQAKPAYYGVTDQALPAKQLTDIVFQQSADDVDATGTDPTGALEWQRLPLVPIGQNGDAGFQLRWTSDHLTAYVSVTDSSSDATDQASFAWGDGTQTATVNRDGTVTGTGVVAKVASTSSGWSAVVNLPDAGLTASSTPKFDVTVTNGSAVEDWNTPGSLGTLQLVEPLSFTTIPEASVAPVIDGTKDPVWAEASSVTTSKLLSGSADGARATVYQLWKDGYLYVLADVTDPTIDVSSPNAYEQDSVEIFTDLGNAKNGSYRADDAQMRISVDNAVSFGAGDAESAQQARLTSATSRTSTGYIVEARIDMKDSTGVGTFEGVDYEVNDGTNGARTANFGWAEQTGSAYQTTSRWGVAELGGPAKLAPVVTLQPTDVAATKNATVAFSAAALGSPDPTVTWQRLTNGGKWVTIDGATSTTLNVKATPGWNGAKFRAVFTNSQGSATTQEVTLSLTK; encoded by the coding sequence ATGAGAATGATCAAACGCCGGCGAGGAGTCGCCGGCACCGTGGCGGTCGGAGGGGCAGCGCTGGCAGTCCTGGCCGCCTCGATCGTCGGAAGCGGTGTGGCGGCCCCCGCCCATGCCGCGGACACGACGACCGTGCTGTCGACGAACTTCGACGACGGCAGCTACGCGCCGTGGACGCAGAACGGCAACGCCACCCTCGCCGTCGTCGACAGTCCGGACGGCACGGGCAAGTCGCTGAAGGTGTCCGGCCGCACGCACGCGTACGACGGCATCCAGCTCACCACTCTGCCGACGCTGGTCACGCCGGGTGTCGCCTACACGTACACGTTCGAGGCACGGCTCGCCGACGCGTCGCAGCCCGCGGGCGGAGTGCACTTCACGGTCGACGACGGCACGTACTCGTGGATCTCCGGCGACGGTGCCCTGACCGCCGACTCGTGGACCACGATCACCGGGAGCTACACGCTGCCGACATCGCTGGGCACGGCATCCGGCAAGGTGTACCTCGACACGGGCGGATCGACGTATCCCGACGTGCTCATCGACGACATCACGATCACCGGCCAGACGACGAGCGGCGGATCGGGTTCGACGTGCACGTATCCGTCGGGCGACACGGTCGTCGGCTCGAACTTCGACAGCAGAGACCAGGGCGGCTGGATCGCGCGGGCTGACGGCAAGGGCTCAGCAACGGTCGGCATAGTTGCAGGCGGTGCGAACGGGAGCGCTGGCGCGCTGGAGGCATCCGCTCGGCAGGATCAGGGGCAGGGCGTCGCCCACGACGTCACGTGCCTGCTGAAGCCGGGGCAGACCTACGAGTTCACCGGTGAGGTGAAGTTCGGCGCCGGACAGCCGACCGACAACGTCTGGCTGAGCCTCGCCAACACGGTCGGCACGTCGACGACGTATTCGACACTCGGACAGTTCACGGACATGTCCGACACCGGCTGGGTCAGTGTCGACCAGAAGTTCACGATGCCGGCGCAGAGCGATTCCGCACTGTTGTACCTGGAGACGACGTACTCCAGCAGCGATCCCATCGGCAACACGTCCGACCTGTACTTCGACGACCTGTCGGTCACCGTGCCCAGCGCGCTTTCGGTGCAGGACATCACGCCCATCAAGGACACGCTGCCCTTCCCCGTCGGCGCCGCTGTGAGCGACCCGGAGATCACCGGAGTTCCTGGCCAGCTGCTGGTCAAGCACTTCGATCAGGTGACCCCCGAGAACTCGATGAAGCCCGAGTCGTGGTACGACGCGAACGGGAACTTCGTGACGACGAATGCCGATGCCGACGCGCTGATGACCTTCGCACAGCAGAACAAGCTGCGGGTCTACGGCCACAACCTCGTCTGGTACCAGCAGACGCCTGCGTGGTTCTTCGACGTGTCACCGACCGACAGCACGCCGCTGACCAGCAGTTCAGCCGATCAGGCGATCCTGCGCGCTCGTCTCGACACCCACATCAAGGATGTCGCCCAGTACCTCTCCGCCAAGTTCGGCGCTTTCGGCAGCTCGACCAATCCGCTCGTGTCGTTCGACGTGGTGAACGAGGCCGTGTCCGACAACGCGGACGATCAGGACGACCTGCGGCAGAGCCGTTGGTACCAGGTGCTCGGATCGGAGTACATCGCGGACGCGTTCAACGACGCGAACAAGTACTTCAACCAGCCGGCAGCGCAGGGCGGGTTCGCTGCGGACTCGGCGGCGCATCCGATCGCCCTGTTCTACAACGACTACAACACGGAGCAGGCAGGCAAGCGCGCTCGCGTGATGGAGCTCGTGAAGAACCTGATCGCGGCCGGCGTGGCCGTCGACGGCATCGGACACCAGTTCCACGTCACCCTTTCGACTCCGCTGTCGAGCCTGAAGGACGCGATCGATGCGTTCAACGGCATCCAGACGGCCGACGGCCACGCGCTCTACCAGGCGGTGACCGAGCTCGACGTGCCGACCGGCACTCCTGTGACGACGGCCAACGAGATCGACCAGGGCTACTACGACAAGGGCATCTTCGACATGCTGCGCAGCGAGGCGACCTCGGGAGCGAGCATCTTCTCCGCAACGGTCTGGGGCCTCACCGACGGTCAGAGCTGGCGCGCCAGCTCCGGCGCGCCGCTCCTGTTCGACGACGACCTGCAGGCCAAGCCGGCGTACTACGGCGTGACCGACCAGGCGCTGCCCGCGAAGCAGCTGACGGACATCGTGTTCCAGCAGAGCGCCGACGACGTGGATGCCACCGGCACCGACCCGACGGGCGCCCTCGAATGGCAGAGGCTGCCGCTGGTACCCATCGGCCAGAACGGGGACGCCGGATTCCAGCTCCGCTGGACGTCCGATCACCTCACGGCCTACGTGTCGGTGACCGACTCGTCGAGCGACGCGACCGACCAGGCGAGCTTCGCGTGGGGCGACGGAACGCAGACGGCCACCGTGAACCGTGACGGTACCGTCACCGGCACGGGTGTGGTGGCGAAGGTCGCCTCCACCTCGAGCGGATGGAGCGCCGTGGTGAACCTTCCGGATGCAGGCCTCACCGCATCGAGCACGCCGAAGTTCGACGTGACGGTCACGAACGGTTCCGCGGTGGAGGACTGGAACACGCCGGGCTCGCTCGGCACGCTGCAGCTCGTCGAGCCGCTGTCCTTCACGACGATTCCCGAGGCCTCGGTCGCGCCCGTCATCGACGGGACGAAGGACCCGGTGTGGGCCGAGGCGTCCAGCGTCACCACCAGCAAGCTGCTCTCCGGATCCGCGGACGGCGCTCGGGCCACGGTCTACCAGCTGTGGAAGGACGGCTACCTCTACGTGCTGGCGGACGTCACCGATCCGACGATCGACGTGTCATCCCCGAACGCGTACGAGCAGGACTCGGTGGAGATCTTCACCGACCTGGGCAACGCCAAGAACGGCTCCTACCGGGCCGATGACGCACAGATGCGCATCAGCGTCGACAACGCCGTGTCGTTCGGTGCCGGCGACGCCGAGAGCGCACAGCAGGCTCGACTGACCAGCGCGACCTCGCGCACCTCGACCGGCTACATCGTCGAGGCGCGGATCGACATGAAGGACTCGACGGGCGTGGGCACGTTCGAGGGCGTGGACTACGAGGTCAACGACGGCACGAACGGAGCCCGCACGGCGAACTTCGGCTGGGCGGAGCAGACCGGGTCGGCGTACCAGACGACCTCGCGCTGGGGTGTCGCAGAGCTCGGCGGCCCGGCGAAGCTCGCCCCGGTCGTCACGCTGCAGCCGACGGACGTCGCAGCCACGAAGAACGCCACTGTCGCCTTCAGCGCCGCGGCGCTCGGCAGCCCCGACCCGACCGTGACCTGGCAACGCCTCACGAACGGCGGAAAGTGGGTCACGATCGACGGCGCGACGTCGACAACGCTGAACGTGAAGGCGACGCCTGGCTGGAACGGCGCGAAGTTCCGCGCGGTGTTCACCAACTCGCAGGGATCCGCGACCACCCAGGAGGTGACCCTGAGCCTGACGAAGTAG
- a CDS encoding MMPL family transporter, with amino-acid sequence MTQPTVQRRIGPIGRMGAAAARHPWLTLVVWLIVVGTTAATALGGIGGQNLFDRLAGSVPQVHGESSQGSDRLAAASGKTTTLLIYGVDPENVQVAARTTRLAQDLVALPHTAVVDPLAVPGGIRNPQVASLIAADGKGVLITATVTGADGRSASQATVDRVQRLMDDAASDLRAAHPGATAEVGSTQLLTDSLQAISENDLRRGETVALPIALIVMLVVFGGFIAAGLPLIGAGASIVTSLGVLMAFTYWTDIANTVINVITAVGLGLSIDYGLLVVSRFREEYRASVAGGADAADRATRLAAVAIALDRAGRTVLFSGTTFAIASLGLLVFEPAFVRAVGIAAIAVTMVAMLSATTLIPAIIGLTGRKLLKPGALTRLPLLGRYIIRFGDVAPDEGFFSRLTRRVQRRPALVTLGVVVVLLVLASPVITLLLANTSIDAVPRASSEYTFETTLTDRFPDAAPARVQLVTTTRADLVAWSGDVRKLDNVTSVQDPQRSGDSWTARVSLDARNGVGVVREIRAGPPAFRHWVTGIDAGTVDLADSLAEGAPWAILIVAVGTIVLLFLMTGSLVVPLKALVASALSLGASLGLLVWGFQDGAFAGILGFDADHVYGVDVIVLVLTLAFGFGLAMDYEMFILSRIKERVDAGTSGRESIALGLQRSGRIITSAALIIIVVFTGFATGDLLIIKQLGVALAFAVLIDATLVRCLLVPAFMTWQERIMWWAPRWAKRLHAKIGIAED; translated from the coding sequence ATGACGCAGCCGACTGTCCAACGACGCATCGGACCGATCGGGAGAATGGGCGCGGCCGCCGCGCGGCATCCGTGGCTCACGCTCGTGGTCTGGCTGATCGTCGTCGGCACCACCGCCGCCACGGCGCTCGGCGGCATCGGCGGGCAGAACCTCTTCGACCGGCTCGCCGGATCCGTACCGCAGGTGCACGGCGAGAGCTCGCAAGGATCGGATCGGCTGGCCGCGGCATCCGGCAAGACCACCACGCTGCTCATCTACGGCGTGGACCCGGAGAATGTCCAGGTGGCGGCCCGCACGACGCGGCTCGCGCAGGATCTCGTCGCGCTGCCGCACACGGCGGTGGTCGATCCGCTCGCGGTGCCAGGCGGCATCCGCAATCCGCAGGTGGCGTCGCTCATTGCGGCGGACGGCAAAGGGGTGCTCATCACGGCGACGGTGACGGGAGCCGACGGCCGCTCGGCGTCGCAGGCCACCGTCGATCGAGTGCAACGACTGATGGATGACGCCGCCTCCGACCTGCGAGCCGCTCACCCTGGTGCGACCGCCGAGGTCGGCAGCACGCAGCTGCTCACCGACTCCCTGCAGGCGATCTCCGAGAACGACCTGAGGCGAGGGGAGACGGTAGCGCTGCCCATCGCGCTGATCGTGATGCTCGTCGTGTTCGGCGGGTTCATCGCTGCAGGGCTGCCGCTGATCGGCGCCGGGGCATCCATCGTGACCTCGCTCGGCGTCCTGATGGCCTTCACGTACTGGACCGACATCGCGAACACCGTGATCAACGTCATCACCGCCGTGGGCCTCGGCCTCTCGATCGACTACGGCCTGCTCGTCGTGAGCCGGTTCAGGGAGGAATACCGGGCATCCGTCGCCGGTGGAGCAGATGCGGCCGACCGCGCGACCCGGCTCGCCGCGGTGGCCATAGCCCTCGATCGCGCCGGACGGACCGTGCTGTTCTCCGGCACGACGTTCGCGATCGCCAGTCTCGGGTTGCTGGTCTTCGAGCCCGCGTTCGTGCGGGCGGTGGGCATCGCGGCGATCGCGGTGACGATGGTCGCGATGCTCTCGGCCACCACGCTCATCCCTGCGATCATCGGGCTCACCGGACGCAAGCTCCTGAAGCCCGGCGCGCTCACCCGGCTGCCGCTGCTCGGCAGGTACATCATCCGGTTCGGCGACGTGGCGCCGGACGAAGGGTTCTTCTCGCGGCTCACGCGTCGCGTGCAGCGGCGTCCGGCATTGGTGACGCTCGGCGTCGTCGTGGTCCTGCTCGTGCTCGCCAGCCCGGTCATCACGCTCTTGCTGGCCAACACGAGCATCGACGCCGTGCCGCGTGCATCCAGCGAGTACACGTTCGAGACGACCCTCACCGACCGGTTCCCGGATGCCGCCCCAGCGCGGGTGCAGCTGGTCACCACAACGCGCGCCGACCTGGTCGCCTGGTCGGGTGACGTGCGCAAGCTCGACAACGTCACGTCGGTGCAGGATCCGCAGCGCTCCGGCGACTCGTGGACCGCGCGGGTGTCGCTGGATGCGCGGAACGGCGTCGGCGTGGTGCGCGAGATCCGCGCGGGTCCACCGGCGTTCCGGCATTGGGTGACGGGCATCGACGCCGGCACGGTTGACCTCGCGGATTCGCTGGCGGAGGGCGCACCCTGGGCGATCCTCATCGTGGCCGTGGGCACGATCGTGCTGCTGTTCCTCATGACCGGGTCGCTCGTCGTGCCGCTGAAGGCGTTGGTGGCCAGTGCGCTCTCTCTCGGCGCATCCCTCGGCCTGCTGGTCTGGGGCTTCCAGGACGGCGCATTCGCCGGCATCCTCGGCTTCGATGCGGATCACGTGTACGGCGTCGACGTGATCGTGCTGGTGCTGACCCTCGCGTTCGGCTTCGGGCTGGCGATGGACTACGAGATGTTCATCCTGAGCCGCATCAAGGAGCGGGTGGACGCCGGCACCTCCGGTCGGGAGTCCATCGCGCTCGGCCTGCAGCGCTCGGGACGCATCATCACGTCGGCAGCGCTCATCATCATCGTGGTGTTCACCGGATTCGCCACGGGCGACCTTCTCATCATCAAGCAGCTCGGCGTGGCGCTCGCCTTCGCGGTGCTCATCGACGCCACCCTCGTGCGTTGCCTGCTGGTGCCCGCGTTCATGACGTGGCAGGAACGCATCATGTGGTGGGCGCCGCGCTGGGCGAAGCGCCTGCACGCGAAGATCGGCATCGCCGAGGACTGA
- a CDS encoding NAD(P)H-binding protein: MKIAIIGGTGYTGGNIALQALKRGWEVSSLSRNEPTDPIDGVEYVTGSYADAATVERFAAGADALVLAVHAVTDDGTSVLVPALQGIAYAAAAAGARLGVVGGAGSSYVSDGGPRLFDTPEFQEAWKPEATTHATILEWLEQEHGADDAALSWFYVSPAALYGSYAPGEETGAYRVGGHVLVTKSDGSSEISGPDFALAFVDELATPAHQNRRFTVGH, translated from the coding sequence ATGAAGATCGCGATCATCGGAGGCACGGGGTACACCGGCGGAAACATCGCGCTTCAGGCGCTGAAGCGCGGCTGGGAGGTGAGCTCGCTGTCTCGCAATGAGCCGACGGATCCGATCGACGGCGTCGAGTACGTGACCGGTTCGTATGCCGATGCCGCGACGGTCGAGCGCTTCGCGGCTGGAGCCGACGCCCTCGTTCTCGCGGTGCACGCGGTCACCGACGACGGCACCAGCGTGCTGGTGCCCGCCCTCCAGGGAATCGCCTATGCCGCTGCCGCCGCTGGAGCACGTCTGGGCGTGGTCGGCGGTGCCGGCAGCTCGTACGTCTCCGACGGCGGACCGCGGCTGTTCGACACCCCGGAGTTCCAGGAGGCCTGGAAGCCCGAGGCGACGACGCATGCGACCATCCTGGAGTGGCTGGAGCAGGAGCACGGTGCGGATGACGCCGCGCTGAGCTGGTTCTATGTGAGCCCTGCGGCCCTCTACGGCAGCTACGCACCGGGGGAGGAGACCGGCGCCTATCGTGTCGGCGGGCACGTGCTCGTGACGAAGTCCGACGGATCCTCCGAGATCTCCGGTCCCGACTTCGCCCTGGCATTCGTCGACGAACTCGCGACGCCTGCACATCAGAACCGCCGATTCACCGTCGGACACTGA